The DNA region TCTCGCACGCGGCGGCAGCATGGACAACGCGATCGTGCTCGACGAATACCGGATCCTGAACAACGACGGGCTGCGCTACGACGACGAGTTCGTGAAGCACAAGATGCTCGACGCGATCGGCGACCTGTACGTGGTCGGCCATCCGCTGCTGGCGTCGTACACGGCATACAAGTCGGGTCACGGGCTGAACAACGCGCTGCTGCGCGAACTGCTCGCCCACGAAGACGCGTACGAGATCGTCACGTTCGACGATCCGCAGGCCGCGCCGAAAGGATTTGCGTTCGACGCGCAGACGGCCTTCGCCTGATCGGCGTTCGTCCCGAGCGAATAAAAAAAGCGACCTCCGGGTCGCTTTTTTGCTGGGCGGCCGCGGTCGGCGGCGCGTTCAGCCCGACGACTTCGCGCCGTGCCGCGCGGCCATCCGCGCGAGCGCGGCCTGCAGCGGCGACGGCTCGAGGTGATCGGCGAGTTCGCGCAACGCGGCCGCGCCGACGGTCGTCATGCGCGCCTGTTTCACGTGCGGCGGCTCCGGCGCGTCCTTCGGCCGCACGCGCACGCGCAGCGCCGACACCGGCCAGCCCCGCTTCTGCAGCTCGGCGAGCAGCCGCGGCTCGACCTGCCGCAGCCGGGCGGCGAGCGCATTGTGCGCGGCAAAGAGGGTCAGGGTGCCGTCCTTGATCGAGCCCGGTTCGACATGATTCGCAAGATAGTCGGGCAGGAGCGCGGTGAGGTCGCGCTGCAGCGACGCCACCTGTTCGACGCCGGCGCGCAGCGCGGCGAACGCGTCGGTGCGGTTGAGCACCTCGGACACGGGTTGGGGGCGATACGCGGAGAGCGGGCCGAAACGCTTGGAAAATCGGTTCATCGAGGCATTCTTCGGGCGCGCACCTGCGCGGACGTTGACGCCGATTGTACCCGCGCCGGCGCGCGCACGGGCGGCTTTCGGGCCGTGCGCCCGGTGGCCCGCGCGGGTCCGCCGCGCGGCGCGCGTCCAGCCGGCACACGGGCGCATGCGTCCCCGCGTGCTAAAATTCCTCGTTTGATTCCACTAATTCGCTAAGCCGCCGAGGCTCGGGCGTCGGGGCGCGCAACACGCGCCGGGCGCCGGTGCTGCGACGCAGGATCCGATCCGATGACAACCGGTTTTCTCCAGAAAATTTTTGGCAGCCGCAACCAGCGGCTCGTCAAGCAATATCAAAAGACCGTCGAGACGATCAATGCGCTCGAAACGCAGATCGAGCAGCTGACGGACGACCAGTTGCGCGGCAAGACGGACGAGTTCCGCCAGCGGGTCGCGGCCGGGGAGTCGCTCGACAAGCTGCTGCCCGAGGCGTTCGCGGTCTGCCGGGAGGCGAGCCGCCGCGTGCTGAAGATGCGCCACTTCGACGTGCAGCTGATCGGCGGCATGGTGCTCCACTACGGCAAGATCGCGGAAATGCGCACCGGCGAGGGCAAGACGCTCGTCGCGACGCTGCCCGTGTACCTGAATGCGCTGGCCGGCCGCGGCGTGCACGTCGTGACGGTCAACGACTACCTCGCCCAGCGCGACGCCGAATGGATGGCGCGTCTCTACAACTTCCTCGGTCTGTCGGTCGGCATCAACCTGTCCGGCATGGAGCACGAGCAGAAGCAGCAGGCCTACGCGTCGGACATCACCTACGGTACGAACAACGAGTTCGGCTTTGACTACCTGCGCGACAACATGGTCTACGAGACCGAAGCGCGCGTGCAGCGGGCACTGAACTTCGCGGTCGTCGACGAAGTGGACTCGATCCTGATCGACGAGGCGCGTACGCCGCTGATCATCTCGGGCCAGGCCGAAGATCACACCGAACTGTACGTGCGGATGAACGCGCTGCCGCCGCTGCTCGAGCGCCAGATCGGCGAGGAGAAGGCGGACGGCACGGGCGTCGAGAAGCCGGGCGACTACACGCTGGACGAAAAATCGCGCCAGGTGTTCCTGACGGAGTCGGGCCACGAGAAGGCCGAGCGACTGCTCGCCGAGTGGGGCCTGATCGGCGAGGGCGAGAGCCTGTACGCGCCGCAGAACATCACGCTGATGCACCATGTGTATGCCGCGCTGCGCGCGCACACGCTGTTCTACAAGGACCAGCACTACGTCGTGCAGAACGGCGAAGTGGTGATCGTCGACGAATTCACGGGCCGCCTGATGGCGGGCCGCCGCTGGTCCGACGGCCTGCACCAGGCGGTCGAGGCGAAGGAACACGTGAAGATCCAGAGCGAGAACCAGACGCTCGC from Burkholderia ambifaria AMMD includes:
- a CDS encoding DUF721 domain-containing protein, which translates into the protein MNRFSKRFGPLSAYRPQPVSEVLNRTDAFAALRAGVEQVASLQRDLTALLPDYLANHVEPGSIKDGTLTLFAAHNALAARLRQVEPRLLAELQKRGWPVSALRVRVRPKDAPEPPHVKQARMTTVGAAALRELADHLEPSPLQAALARMAARHGAKSSG